In Halorussus limi, a genomic segment contains:
- a CDS encoding universal stress protein — protein MYDRILLPTDGSRAAESAVSHAVSHAERYDAELYVLHVVDETETTSIVGHGDERQQAVEARVEDSMSSIVTEASQRGVSVTDDVEVGTPHRTILSYADERDIDLVVMSTHGRSGVDRVVMGSVTERVIRTGDVPVVAVQRE, from the coding sequence GTGTACGACAGGATACTGCTTCCGACCGACGGGAGTCGGGCCGCCGAATCGGCCGTGTCCCACGCCGTCAGTCACGCCGAGCGATACGACGCCGAACTGTACGTGCTTCACGTCGTCGACGAGACGGAGACCACGTCCATCGTCGGTCACGGCGACGAGCGCCAGCAGGCCGTCGAAGCGCGAGTGGAAGACTCGATGTCGTCCATCGTGACGGAGGCCAGCCAGCGGGGAGTGTCAGTGACCGACGACGTCGAAGTCGGGACTCCACACCGTACCATCCTCTCGTACGCCGACGAGCGCGACATCGACCTCGTCGTCATGAGTACGCACGGCCGGTCGGGCGTCGACAGGGTCGTCATGGGCAGCGTCACGGAGCGAGTCATCCGCACGGGCGACGTGCCGGTCGTGGCGGTCCAGCGCGAGTAG
- the uvrB gene encoding excinuclease ABC subunit UvrB — translation MSDADSGPLSPDRPEAESDFRVEAPFDPAGDQPDAIQQLAAGFESGMDKQTLLGVTGSGKTNTVSWVVEEIQKPTLVIAHNKTLAAQLYEEFRNLFPDNAVEYFVSYYDYYQPEAYVEQTDKYIEKDASINEEIDRLRHSATRSLLTRDDVIVVASVSAIYGLGDPRNYEEMSLRLEVGDEIGRDELLARLVDLNYERNDVDFTQGTFRVRGDTIEIFPMYGRYAVRVELWGDEIDRMLKVDPLEGEVQSEESAVLVHPGEHYSIPEQTMADAVAEIEDDLDDRIRYFERNNDLVAAQRIEERTTFDLEMMKEAGYCSGIENYSVYLSDREPGDAPYTLLDYFPDDFLTVIDESHQTVPQIKGQFAGDKSRKDSLVENGFRLPTAYDNRPLTFEEFEEKTDKTLYVSATPADYEREQSDQIVEQIVRPTHLVDPKVEVSDAEGQIDDLMDRIEKRTDNDERVLVTTLTKRMAEDLTEYLEEAGVAVEYMHDETDTLERHELVRGLRLGEFDVLVGINLLREGLDIPEVSLVAILDADQQGFLRSETSLVQTMGRAARNVNGEVVLYADEVTDAMDAAIGETQRRRRIQQEYNEEHGFEATTIEKEVSDANLPGSKTDTSGVTDGEPETDEEAERRIEELEERMNDAASNLEFELAADIRDRIRELREEFEVDVDVEGDGVPEPTEGF, via the coding sequence ATGAGTGACGCCGATAGCGGGCCGCTTTCGCCCGACAGACCCGAGGCCGAGAGCGACTTCCGGGTCGAGGCGCCCTTCGACCCCGCGGGCGACCAACCCGACGCCATCCAACAGTTGGCCGCGGGGTTCGAGTCGGGCATGGACAAGCAGACGCTACTGGGAGTGACGGGGTCCGGGAAGACCAACACCGTCTCGTGGGTGGTCGAGGAGATTCAGAAACCCACGCTGGTCATCGCGCACAACAAGACGCTGGCGGCGCAGTTGTACGAGGAGTTCCGCAACCTCTTCCCGGACAACGCCGTCGAGTACTTCGTCTCCTACTACGACTACTACCAACCCGAGGCCTACGTCGAGCAGACCGACAAGTACATCGAGAAGGACGCCTCCATCAACGAGGAGATAGACCGCCTGCGCCACTCCGCGACCCGGTCGCTGCTGACCCGCGACGACGTCATCGTGGTGGCCTCGGTGTCGGCCATCTACGGACTGGGCGACCCGCGCAACTACGAGGAGATGAGCCTCCGCCTCGAAGTGGGCGACGAAATCGGCCGCGACGAACTGCTCGCCCGTCTCGTGGACCTGAACTACGAGCGCAACGACGTGGACTTCACGCAGGGTACGTTCCGAGTGCGGGGCGATACCATCGAAATCTTCCCGATGTACGGCCGGTACGCCGTGCGCGTCGAGTTGTGGGGCGACGAGATAGACCGCATGCTGAAAGTGGACCCGCTGGAGGGAGAGGTCCAGTCGGAGGAGTCGGCGGTCCTCGTCCACCCCGGCGAACACTACTCCATCCCCGAGCAGACGATGGCCGACGCCGTCGCCGAAATCGAGGACGACTTGGACGACCGCATCCGGTACTTCGAGCGGAACAACGACCTCGTCGCGGCCCAGCGCATCGAGGAGCGCACGACCTTCGATTTGGAGATGATGAAGGAGGCGGGCTACTGTTCGGGCATCGAGAACTACTCGGTCTACCTCTCGGACCGCGAACCGGGCGACGCGCCCTACACCCTGCTCGACTACTTCCCCGACGACTTCCTCACCGTCATCGACGAGTCCCACCAGACCGTCCCCCAGATAAAGGGCCAGTTCGCGGGCGACAAGTCCCGGAAGGACTCGCTGGTCGAGAACGGGTTCCGCCTGCCGACCGCCTACGACAACCGGCCGCTCACGTTCGAGGAGTTCGAGGAGAAGACCGACAAGACCCTCTACGTCTCGGCGACTCCCGCCGACTACGAACGCGAGCAGAGCGACCAGATAGTCGAGCAAATCGTCCGACCGACCCACCTCGTGGACCCCAAGGTGGAGGTCTCGGACGCCGAGGGCCAGATAGACGACCTGATGGACCGCATCGAGAAGCGGACCGACAACGACGAGCGCGTCCTCGTGACCACCCTGACCAAGCGCATGGCCGAGGACCTGACGGAGTATCTAGAGGAGGCGGGCGTGGCGGTCGAGTACATGCACGACGAGACCGACACGCTCGAACGCCACGAACTCGTCAGGGGCCTCCGACTCGGCGAGTTCGACGTGCTGGTCGGCATCAACCTGCTGCGCGAGGGCCTCGACATCCCGGAGGTCTCGCTCGTCGCCATCCTCGACGCCGACCAGCAGGGGTTCCTGCGCTCGGAGACCTCGCTCGTCCAGACGATGGGCCGGGCCGCCCGGAACGTCAACGGCGAGGTGGTCCTCTACGCCGACGAGGTCACGGACGCGATGGACGCCGCAATCGGCGAGACCCAGCGCCGCCGCCGCATCCAGCAGGAGTACAACGAGGAACACGGCTTCGAGGCGACGACCATCGAGAAGGAGGTCTCGGACGCCAACCTGCCGGGGAGCAAGACCGACACCTCCGGCGTCACCGACGGCGAACCCGAGACCGACGAGGAGGCCGAGCGCCGCATCGAGGAGTTGGAGGAGCGCATGAACGACGCCGCGAGCAACCTCGAATTCGAACTCGCCGCGGACATCCGCGACCGCATCCGAGAACTCCGCGAGGAGTTCGAGGTCGACGTGGACGTGGAGGGCGACGGGGTACCGGAGCCGACCGAAGGGTTCTGA
- a CDS encoding HEAT repeat domain-containing protein, whose translation MDARLPVEIVEREPSAVYRGTVYDQDVVVRADGSDFRVFDKNAVVTPVMVGTTRNIDLHVWGYEATIGLADERRGLEPGEHGFTVRGAVNDLERELLDVGPGTVKIDVEDLPDGTEEGDFVELRAACAKYLSDVAGRRNYEERYEYFLERLRDDDPDVRAEAAKYLAERGSTRCLDALISTAEDDPVPEVRAAATQALGVIGAATSTSSEDAAPRIRRSLERVREDEAEAVREAVRDAEEAFEDYDAASALVLK comes from the coding sequence ATGGACGCCCGGCTTCCGGTCGAAATAGTCGAGCGCGAACCCTCCGCGGTGTACCGCGGGACGGTGTACGACCAGGACGTGGTGGTCCGCGCAGACGGGTCCGATTTCAGGGTGTTCGACAAGAACGCCGTCGTGACCCCCGTTATGGTCGGGACGACGCGAAATATCGACTTGCACGTCTGGGGTTACGAGGCGACCATCGGACTCGCCGACGAACGACGCGGCCTCGAACCGGGCGAGCACGGGTTCACCGTGCGCGGGGCGGTCAATGACCTCGAACGAGAACTGCTCGACGTGGGTCCGGGCACGGTCAAAATCGACGTCGAGGACTTGCCGGACGGTACCGAGGAGGGCGACTTCGTGGAGTTGCGGGCCGCGTGCGCCAAGTACCTCTCCGACGTGGCGGGTCGTCGCAACTACGAAGAACGGTACGAGTACTTCCTCGAACGCTTACGCGACGACGACCCGGATGTGCGGGCGGAAGCGGCGAAGTATCTGGCCGAGCGGGGGTCGACGCGGTGTCTCGACGCACTGATTTCGACGGCGGAGGACGACCCGGTCCCCGAGGTACGCGCCGCCGCTACGCAGGCGCTCGGCGTTATCGGTGCGGCCACCTCCACTTCCAGCGAGGACGCCGCCCCGCGAATCCGGCGGTCGCTGGAGCGAGTGCGCGAAGACGAAGCCGAAGCGGTGCGTGAGGCGGTTCGAGACGCCGAGGAGGCCTTCGAGGACTACGATGCTGCGTCAGCGCTCGTTCTGAAGTGA
- a CDS encoding rubrerythrin family protein has translation MNPEEFLDTVRDDNETALSRLGSSKSLYAETEGEMEPETVFRAAAEAEYAASETFQQWADDGNAAEAVRETFADFAEQERDHYEQVVGKLDGDHEPSEVPAIHEYLRGLDGDAARVGGFLGRTLASEKSKEQMVGFFVGQADPQTAQLFRDLGDDLDGQLERGRELLESVCESDEDWDAALEAAAGAIQAAYEEYTETLEGMGVNPKPVC, from the coding sequence ATGAACCCGGAGGAATTCCTCGACACCGTCCGCGACGACAACGAGACCGCGCTCTCGCGACTCGGGTCCTCGAAGTCGCTCTACGCCGAGACCGAGGGCGAGATGGAACCCGAGACCGTGTTTCGCGCCGCCGCGGAGGCCGAGTACGCCGCCAGCGAGACGTTCCAGCAGTGGGCCGACGACGGGAACGCCGCCGAGGCGGTCCGCGAGACGTTCGCCGACTTCGCCGAGCAGGAACGCGACCACTACGAGCAGGTCGTCGGCAAGTTGGACGGCGACCACGAACCGAGCGAGGTGCCCGCCATCCACGAATACCTGCGCGGCCTCGACGGCGACGCCGCCCGCGTCGGCGGGTTCTTGGGTCGGACGCTCGCCAGCGAGAAGTCCAAGGAGCAGATGGTCGGCTTCTTCGTCGGGCAGGCCGACCCGCAGACCGCCCAACTGTTTCGGGACTTGGGCGACGACCTGGACGGACAACTGGAGCGCGGAAGAGAGCTTCTGGAGTCGGTCTGCGAGAGCGACGAGGACTGGGACGCCGCGCTGGAGGCCGCCGCCGGCGCGATTCAGGCGGCTTACGAGGAGTACACCGAGACGCTGGAAGGGATGGGCGTGAATCCGAAACCGGTCTGTTAA